The following are encoded together in the Humulus lupulus chromosome 5, drHumLupu1.1, whole genome shotgun sequence genome:
- the LOC133834764 gene encoding mediator of RNA polymerase II transcription subunit 15a-like isoform X2 has product MHFLAVQSSVDSAATGHASGVDWQEEVYQKIKTMKELYLPELHELYQKIAGKLQQVKSMSPKALSASVRDIGSVVSMDGQTKTKVN; this is encoded by the exons ATGCACTTTCTTGCAgttcaat CATCTGTCGATTCAGCTGCAACCGGACATGCGAGTGGAGTAGATTGGCAAGAAGAGGTTTACCAGAAG ATCAAAACAATGAAGGAATTGTACTTACCTGAACTTCATGAATTGTATCAGAAAATTGCTGGCAAATTACAGCAG GTAAAATCTATGTCACCTAAGGCATTGAGTGCTTCTGTCAGGGACATTGGCTCTGTTGTCAGCATGGATGGTCAAA caaaaactaaagtgaattag